GATACTTCTCACAGCTTCTTGGACAAGTTTGTCGTTGACTGCCGGGATGCCAAGAGGTCTTAATTTCCCGTTCTTTTTTGGGATGTATTTCCTTCTTGCTGGTTTGGGTTGATACGTTTCGTTCTTGAGTGAATTAATGATTCCCTTAATTTCTCGAGACTCATTCCGTCAATTGTTTCTCCATCAGTACCCGGTGTCATATTTCCTTCTTTGGCATAGATATTGGCATATGCACCTAGGTAAAATTGGGGATTGTAAAGATTCCTGTACAGTCTCTGGAATTTGTACCCTGCATCCTTTGCCTTGGAAGCTAGATTGCCTAATACATCACTTGGATTTCTCAAGAGCCTCCGCTCCTTCCTTGTTTTGTATAAGCTTTGGTAAGCTGTCCTCCTTCGCCATGTGATGGGCTTTCCCTTGGGGCCGCCGCCCCTTCGGGTGGTATCTGTTATGTCGCCATAGAGACCTTATTCCACCCTACCATCTCGGACTACTATGAGGACTCCGTTGCCATATCAGGTATTCAGAGGCCATATCAGTTTCCCGATTTTCCCTCATAGCTTTACATTGTCTAGGCATCCTAACTTAGGCAATCCCCGTTTAGCGCAAAAAAGTTGGCCTGTCATAGTGTCGGCTGTGTCGTTCACCCTTTAACTTCTGATCGAAGCGCCCTACCCTTGGACTGCCTGAGCATGAAGCTTTTCAATTCATTCCATGCTCTTTAGAGGATACCGTGATTGATGATATTCTCTCACGAGTAGCATCACGGTTTATAACCACTTTACGTGAAGGAGTACACTATCTCGGCTCGGGCTGACATTCAAGTAATCCAACCTTCAACCTTGTCTATGACGTTTACCTTGCCGTTCAGTCGTGAGTTAGCGGTTACTCAACTTACGGCGTTACCACCATGCTGCACTCCCCCTCTGGTTTCCCTTCAGGATAAGGTGGTTGGTTTATAAGGGATAAGTGGCAATCACCCCTAGCGCTTGCCAATGCGCGAACTTTATAGCACCTTACGGGCGCACAAACACCGTGTAGTAGCGTAAGAACCTGAACCAAGCGCACCCTGAACCAAAAAGCAAGCCGGCTCCCGAGGGAACCGGCTTGCTTGTTTTAAGGCTGTAACTGCTTTAAATGAGATCGGCCGCAGTGAGCAGGCGCAGCGTCATGGCCGCCGCTTCCGCCCGGGTCAGATTGGCCTGCGGATGGAGGAGCTGCCCGCTGCCCAAGACGATGCCCTCTTGCACGCAATAGGCCGCCGCTTCCCTCGCCCAGGAACCGACGTGCGAAGCGTCCTTAAACGGGCCGAGAAGCTGCTGCTGCTGAGCGGCCGATAACGAGACCGGCTGTCCGGCCAGCTTTGCCGCACGCGCCATCATCAGCATGGCCTCTTCGCGCGTAACGGCTTCGTTCGGTTTGAACGTATGGTCGGCATAACCCGAAATCAGCTCGTATTCAAGGCCCACTGCGACGGAATCGTAATACCAGGCGGATTTGACGACATCCGTGAAGTCCGGCGTATTCGTATAGCTGGCAAGCCCCATCGCCCTGGCGAGGATCGCGATGAATTCCGAACGGGTGACGGTGCCGTCCGGATCGAAATGCGTATCGTCCTTACCGCTGATAATCAGCCGCGAGGCCATATTGTTCACCGCATCCTTGGACCAGTGACGTTCCACATCGGGAAATGCCGCCGCGTGATAGACAACTGCATAGGTACTGTTCGTCAAGCTGTGAATTTCCGCTTCGTAATGCCCGTCGACGGCCGTCACTTTAGTAGGGACGTGATGGAACGTTCCGTCCTGCGTCCAGACGACGCCCGTCGTGATTTTTGCCGGATCGACATCGCCCGGGATGATAAAGGTCCGGCTTACATAAGCGTCAAAGCGGTCAATTTCGATCGTTTTGTCCCCGTTCGTCGCCGTAATTGAAAAAGTTATCGGCGGCGCGACCTGGGCAAGATGCGCTTTCGTCTCCTGCTCCGCTTCAAGCTTCGCCTCTCCGTCCGTCAAATTCGCGATATTGACGAAAACGTTCATTTTGTTCGGCGAGCCGTCTATGCCAAGCTGATGCATCACACGATCCAGATTCAGCTGCCGGATCGGAAGCGTGTACGTGACAGACTTCGTCTGGATGCGCAGAACGGCACCCTGCAGCCCCATTTTGCTGACGATTTGTCCGTTCACCGAAGCGATAATTTGACCGAACGGATCGTCCACGGGAATCGTTACAACCGCATTCGGCCCTTCTTGATCCAGCTTTTCGCTCAGCTTGCCTTCGTCAAGCGTATAGGTAATCCGCGTTTGACCGTTCGGCGCCGTGTCCTGTACAGCCGTACCGATTTGCCCCTCAACCTGTCCGTTCACCACGATATCGACACTGGAGCCGGGCGGATTCGGATTGCTTGGAGTGCTCGGAGTGCTGGGGCTGTTCGGCCCGCCCGGCGTGTTGCCGGACGGGTTGTTCCGCCAAATGTCCAGACTGTAGGTTTTCGTACCGCCGCTCGGCGAGGTGACAATGACATTCAATTTATTTCGGCCGACATGAAGCGGAACGTCTTCCGTCTGCTGTCCGGCCTGAGCTGCCGCGCCGTTAATGCTGACCGTCGATGCATGGTCATCCGCTGCCGCCGTCACCGTTACGGACGACACGGAGTTTTTAACCGTTACGTCGTATCCGGTAACGGACGGCGAAAAGGCCGGACTTAACGTGCCGGAAGAGAGCGTTAGCGAGCTTAAGTCCGCATTCGCGCTCAGCGGATTGACAACGACGTTAACGGTTGCGCTGTCCGTTCCGTAAACGGCTTTCACGACGGTACTGCCGGCTTGTTCGCCGGACAGTACTCCAACCGACGGGATGCTTGCTATCCCTTCGGGATTAAACGTATAGCTGCTGCTTGCCGTGACGTCGACCGAGCTGCCGTCCGAATAATTCATCGCAACCGAGAACGGGATCGTCTGATGGAGCTGAACGGTATATTCCGTTGCGTTGAAGCTCAGCCCGAGCGGCTTGGCAATGACATGGACCGTCCGGGTTTTCTCGGCCGCTGCGTTGCCGGCCAAATCCGCAGCCTGATAATGAATCACGTAATTGCCGAGCGTATGCGTATCTACGCTGCCGACGGCCGTCGCCTGCAGACCCGTCGACAGATTATCGGTTACGGCCGCGCCAGGGTCCGTGAAGGTCTCGTTCAAATAGACCGACATCTGATCGTCGCCGTTCAGCGTAATGACGGGAGCCGTTTTATCGATGCGCACCGCCGCCTGCCCGATACCGCTCACATTGCCCGCGGCGTCGGTTTGGCGCGCTTCGATCGGATATTCGCCTTCCGCTGTCAGGCTTACCGGTCCCGTGTAAGCCGTCCAGCCGGGATCGGAGCCGATCCGATATTCGAACGAACCGCCAGGCTCGCCGTAAACGGTAGCGGTTACCGTCCCGTTCGTCCAGCCGGACGGGTTCAACGTAATGCCCGGGCTGTCCGGAGGTATCGTATCGTTTATCTGGATCGAGACGGCAGCCGGATTCGAGTCGGCTTGGCCGTCGTTTGCTTTGTAGGTGAATTGGTCCGTTCCATAATACCCCGCGTCCGGCGAATAGGTAAACGAACCGTCCGGATTCAGCACCAACGATCCATGCGATGGATCGGTGACGAGTACAGCGGTTAAATTGTCGCTGTCGGCATCGGTGTCGTTACGGAGTACGCCATCGGCCGCCGCCACCGTTAACGGCGTCGACTGGTTCGTCACATACGGACCGTCAACGGCCGCCGCAGGCGCGTCGTTCTTCGGCGTGATGACGATCGAGACCGCCGGATTTTGGACGCCGGTTACGCTAAACGAAATCGTTTGGCCGCCAGCCTTGTTCAGCTTCAACGGAGCCGATGCCGTTCCGCTCGTGAACGTCAGACTGACGGCGGTTGACGAACCGTTCAACGTCGTTCCCCCGAAGCTGCCGTATGTGCCGTCCGGAGCCTGCGCGTATCCCGAAATCGTGATGCTATGAGCGCCGCTGAAGCTTGTATCCGTATGTCCGAGCGAATCCTTCACCGTTAACGTAATCGTATTCGCTTCGCCTTTGGCGGGCGTAACCGTCTGAGCCGAAACCGCGACCGACTGCGCCCCCGCCGGCCCCGGAAGATTCAGAGGTAAGCTTGCTGCCTGCACCAGTCCGGCTGCGTCAAAGGCTACCTGCGCGCCGGTCACGGCCGCGTCGTTCGCCGCTCCCAGATCGCTGAAGCTCACGACGCCCGCGTTCGCCGTCGCCGTCGAAGTGCCGGTCAAGGTCCATCCGCCGCCGCCCGCTTCCGAGGCCGTTACTTGCGTCGCATTGTCGCTAGAATTCGTGTTACCGAACGCGTCAACAAGCGTAATGACCGGCTGCTGGGCAAATGGCCCGCCGTTAGCCGCCGGTGCTGCCGGCTGCGTCGTTACGTTCATCGCAGCGGTAGTACCCGCCGCCGGGGTGATATCGACCGTGTTCGTATCCGGGGCCGCAACTCCCGCCACGCTCCACGCGATCGTTTGCAAACCGGCCTTGTTTAGCGCCAGGTCCGCCGATGCCGTACCGCTCGTAAAGTTCAGACTTACCGTTGTCGAGCCTGCGGTTAACGCCGTCCCGCCAAAGCTGCCGTACGAACCGCCCGGCGCTTGCCCGTAGCCGGAAATGGTTACTTGATGCGCGCCGCTGAAGGTTGTATCGGGATGTCCCTTTGCATCCCGTACGTTAAGCGTAATGGCGTTCGCCGCGCCAGCCACAGGCGAAGCCGCTGCCGCGGATGCCGTCGCGCTCTGCGCCCCCGCCGGCGCCGGCAGATTTACGGCTGCGCTCGTGATTTGCGCCAATCCGCCGCCATTAAACGCCAGCTTCGCACCGTTTACCGCCGCGTCATTATCCGCGCCAAGGCCGCTGAAGCTGGCGGCGCCCGCATTTGCCGTTACCGTCGTCGTGCCGGTCAACGTCCAAGCACCGCCGTCCAGCTTCGAGGCCGTCACTTGAGTCGAATTGTCGCCGGGGTTCTTATTCCCGTAGGCATCGACCAGCGCAACGACCGGCTGCTGCGCGAACGGCCCGCCGTTGGCTGCAGGCGCGGTTACATCGGTCGTCACCTTCATCCCGGCGGTATTGCCCGCCGCCGGCGTGATGACGATCGTATTCGCCGCCGGATTGACCAGATCCGCCACGCTCAACGCGATCGTTTGCGGATCGGCTTGGTTCAGCTTTAAGTCCGCCGTTGCGACGCCATTCGTAAAGTTCAGGCTTACCGGCGTCGACGAACCGTTTAACGTTGTTCCGCCGAAGCTGCCGAATGAGTTGTCAGGCGCCTGCTCATAGCCCGAAATCGACACATTATGCGCACCGCTGAACGTCGTGTCCACAGCGCCTGTCGAATCCTTTACGGTCAGCGTGATCGCATCCGCCGCTCCCGCTATCGGGGAAGTCGTTACTGCAGACGCAGCGGCGCTGTATGCGTAAACGACCGGATTATAAGTTACGATCAGTCTCGGCCAGATCGTTTGATCCGCATTGTTTGTAGAATGAAATCCAAAATAGTTATCTCCGCTCGTCGCCGAGCCTTCCAAAATTAAGGTAGCCGTTTTGTCCCCATTCGCCTGATTGACGATAAATTGGGTCAGTTGTGCCGACTCAAAGTGATTCCACCCTGCATCAATCGTGGTGTCATGCAGCAAATTGGTTTCATCCACAGCAGGAATATAGGCGTCTGCACCGGAGGATAACGGCCAAGCGTCGTCATACGATCCGCCAATTATGAGATCGGGCGAGCCGAATGAATAGCTGGTGTCCTCGAAAAGAGCCAATTGAACTCCCGTAATCTGTCCCACCACGCTGCTCAGATCGAATTTCAATTCGCACCGTGAAATACCAAAGGTGGTATCTCCGAAACTCCCCACATAATCATTGTAAAGCGGTGAGCCGTCATTCGTTCCGCCCGGATACCATCCGGAATTGTCTTTACAATTGTCGGCGGTTACCAGGACATCCATGGATGAATCGGCATGGCCGACAGCGGGACAGATACAGCCGAATGCCAGCACCAGCGCCAGCAATAACGAAACATAGGCTTGTTTTCTAATCACTCATTCGATCTCCCTTATCGAAAAACTCTTTTCCGATGCGCTCGCCTGTCGCCAGCGCCTGTCAAACCAAATCACGGGTTCATCGCTGCAATCTGCGAATAATGCCGTTACCGTGTAAAATCGGCCGCCCCCCACTACCGATAATTTTCACGTACACGTTGGCGCACAAAAAACGAACAAGCCACACAGTTCCCATTATTGAAATAAGCATCTGAGTGGCTTGCTGCTTTTTAAATGTATGTAGGAGCGCTCAAGCCCATGTACGCCGATTTACGAATGGGGAGGATATACACCGTAAAGCGAAATAATAAAATTCATCCCCAGGTAAGGCTGCATATTATTATGCGGCATACTGCCGCCTGCAGGTCCCACCGCCTGAACGTTCATCGCCGTTTTCGGCGCCGTCCCGTAAAGCGGCGCGGCTCTTCCGGCCACGTTCGCCCAAACGGCCCCTTCCGGACTGGTCGCGGACGACGTCGTCTGATTTTGCGGCACATGGGTGTGCGCCGGCATTTCCGTTTGCAGCAAGGTAACATTCGGCTCGCCGACGCTCTCTCCGAGCGTTCGCGGCGTCAATCCGGGACCGGCCCCTTGATGCATAGCCGCTGAACCGTTCAAATTCGGCAGGGCAAACGTTGTTTTCCCGTCCCCGCCGTAAGTGACCCCCAAAATCGAAAAGAGCGCCGTATTTTGCGCAATCGGCAGCAAGCTCCCATCGCAAAACGCCCAATCCTTGGGGGGGAAATTACCTGCGAATAATCGAATCTCGCCAACATACGGATCCATGTTTAACGTACCCCTCCTTCTTGATAACGCCGTCAAGCGTCTAGTTTCTGGACGGATAAATGCCCTGCAGCGCGATGCAGTAATTCACGACGTTATACGGCTGCATATTGGGATGCGGCTGTCCGCCGCCCGAAGCGGACAACGCGGCGCCGTTCATCGTCGTATTGGCGGCACTTTGATACATCATAATCGTGCCGGTATTGGTCCAGGCGTTACCGGTCGCTTCTCTGCTTGAAGGAGCGGCCGAGTCGGCCATTGCCCCATGCGTATGCACCGGCATTTCTTGAACGGTGAGCGTATGGTTTTCCTCCCCGCTCATTTCGCCCAGCGCAATGCTGCTGCTGAACTTGACCGGAACTCGTCCTCTTAAGTCCGGCAGGGCAAACGTCGTCGTCCCATTACCGCCATACGTCGTGCCTAAAATCGAAAACAGCGCCTGATTGTTCGAAATCGGCAAAATGGACCCGTCGCAAATATGCCACCCTTTCGGCGCAAAGCCGAAACCGAACTGGCGGATCTCGCCAATGAAAGGTTCTGACATGTCGATGACCTCCCTTATCTACGGTTTAGTTTTGACTGGGATAAATGCCGTTCAACGCGATAATATAACTTACCGCCAGCGTAGGCATCATATTGTCGTGCGGCTGGCTGCCGCCGCTGCTCGCGATGGACTGCGCGCTCATTTGGGCATCCGGAGCCGCCGTGGCATACTGCGTAGACGTGCTTTGCGCCCAAAACGCATTCGACGGATCGCCGGTCGTACCGGATGTATTGTTTGCCATGACCGCATGCGTATGACCCGGCAAATTGTTCACCGTCAAGGTGACCGTCTCGGTCCCGGCTAGCTGCCCCATGGCATAACTCGACCCGGTTGGGTTTTTACCTTGACCCAGCGGCACCCGGCCTCGCAAATCCGGCAAACCGAACGTCGTCTGTCCGTCTCCTCCGTATGTCGTGCCCAATAGCGAAAACAAAGCGTCATTTTGGGAAATCGACAACAATTGACCGTTGCAAAACTCCCAGCCTACCGGCGCGTAAGTGCCGGCAAAAAGTCGGATTTCCCCGAGATAGGGCTCGCTCATTCCATTACCTTCCTTTCGTCCGATTGATTTTCTTGACAGGTTTCCGGCTTATGCCTAAGTCAAGATGCATGCCATTCCATCTGTTCATACACGCCGTCGTCAGCCGTCGTTTGAAATCCGAGCCGCTCATACAGACGCTTCGCCGGATTTCCTTTCGCAACGCGGAGCCGTACCGGCAATCGCAGATCGGACGCTTCCCGCTGAACCGCCTCCATCAGCCTCTGCCCGATGCCTTGTCCGCGAAAAGCCGGCAGCAGCGACAGATCGACGACGAGCAGCGCCTTCTCCAAGCGGCAGGTTGAGATGCGTCCCGCCCGATCGCCGTTTACGGTCACGATCCGCAGCCGCAATTCCGGGTACTGCTCCCGGTAGGACCGGGACTGGGCCGCGAACTGCATGCGAAGAAACGATTCGGCCGTTCTTTCGTCCCATGCCCAAAGCTTCATTTCTTCCGCTCGCGTACTCGCATACAGCTCGTACAGGAACGTTTCGTCTTCTGAAGATGCCGGTCTGATCTCCAGCATTCTACCCCCTTTAGCCTGCATACACGCTGATTCAAACCAAAACTTCCAGATTTCAACTATTAGATTCTACGGTCCTAAACGAAATCCTGCTATTTTTACAGACGTATGGTAAAAATTTCTCTCTCCCGCAAACGAAAATGATGTCGAATTACGGTTCATTATGTCGGATTAAACCAATTTCTGGAATGGATGTCCCGGGAAAAGGAAA
This genomic window from Paenibacillus humicola contains:
- a CDS encoding S-layer homology domain-containing protein — protein: MIRKQAYVSLLLALVLAFGCICPAVGHADSSMDVLVTADNCKDNSGWYPGGTNDGSPLYNDYVGSFGDTTFGISRCELKFDLSSVVGQITGVQLALFEDTSYSFGSPDLIIGGSYDDAWPLSSGADAYIPAVDETNLLHDTTIDAGWNHFESAQLTQFIVNQANGDKTATLILEGSATSGDNYFGFHSTNNADQTIWPRLIVTYNPVVYAYSAAASAVTTSPIAGAADAITLTVKDSTGAVDTTFSGAHNVSISGYEQAPDNSFGSFGGTTLNGSSTPVSLNFTNGVATADLKLNQADPQTIALSVADLVNPAANTIVITPAAGNTAGMKVTTDVTAPAANGGPFAQQPVVALVDAYGNKNPGDNSTQVTASKLDGGAWTLTGTTTVTANAGAASFSGLGADNDAAVNGAKLAFNGGGLAQITSAAVNLPAPAGAQSATASAAAASPVAGAANAITLNVRDAKGHPDTTFSGAHQVTISGYGQAPGGSYGSFGGTALTAGSTTVSLNFTSGTASADLALNKAGLQTIAWSVAGVAAPDTNTVDITPAAGTTAAMNVTTQPAAPAANGGPFAQQPVITLVDAFGNTNSSDNATQVTASEAGGGGWTLTGTSTATANAGVVSFSDLGAANDAAVTGAQVAFDAAGLVQAASLPLNLPGPAGAQSVAVSAQTVTPAKGEANTITLTVKDSLGHTDTSFSGAHSITISGYAQAPDGTYGSFGGTTLNGSSTAVSLTFTSGTASAPLKLNKAGGQTISFSVTGVQNPAVSIVITPKNDAPAAAVDGPYVTNQSTPLTVAAADGVLRNDTDADSDNLTAVLVTDPSHGSLVLNPDGSFTYSPDAGYYGTDQFTYKANDGQADSNPAAVSIQINDTIPPDSPGITLNPSGWTNGTVTATVYGEPGGSFEYRIGSDPGWTAYTGPVSLTAEGEYPIEARQTDAAGNVSGIGQAAVRIDKTAPVITLNGDDQMSVYLNETFTDPGAAVTDNLSTGLQATAVGSVDTHTLGNYVIHYQAADLAGNAAAEKTRTVHVIAKPLGLSFNATEYTVQLHQTIPFSVAMNYSDGSSVDVTASSSYTFNPEGIASIPSVGVLSGEQAGSTVVKAVYGTDSATVNVVVNPLSANADLSSLTLSSGTLSPAFSPSVTGYDVTVKNSVSSVTVTAAADDHASTVSINGAAAQAGQQTEDVPLHVGRNKLNVIVTSPSGGTKTYSLDIWRNNPSGNTPGGPNSPSTPSTPSNPNPPGSSVDIVVNGQVEGQIGTAVQDTAPNGQTRITYTLDEGKLSEKLDQEGPNAVVTIPVDDPFGQIIASVNGQIVSKMGLQGAVLRIQTKSVTYTLPIRQLNLDRVMHQLGIDGSPNKMNVFVNIANLTDGEAKLEAEQETKAHLAQVAPPITFSITATNGDKTIEIDRFDAYVSRTFIIPGDVDPAKITTGVVWTQDGTFHHVPTKVTAVDGHYEAEIHSLTNSTYAVVYHAAAFPDVERHWSKDAVNNMASRLIISGKDDTHFDPDGTVTRSEFIAILARAMGLASYTNTPDFTDVVKSAWYYDSVAVGLEYELISGYADHTFKPNEAVTREEAMLMMARAAKLAGQPVSLSAAQQQQLLGPFKDASHVGSWAREAAAYCVQEGIVLGSGQLLHPQANLTRAEAAAMTLRLLTAADLI
- a CDS encoding phage tail protein → MDPYVGEIRLFAGNFPPKDWAFCDGSLLPIAQNTALFSILGVTYGGDGKTTFALPNLNGSAAMHQGAGPGLTPRTLGESVGEPNVTLLQTEMPAHTHVPQNQTTSSATSPEGAVWANVAGRAAPLYGTAPKTAMNVQAVGPAGGSMPHNNMQPYLGMNFIISLYGVYPPHS
- a CDS encoding phage tail protein codes for the protein MSEPFIGEIRQFGFGFAPKGWHICDGSILPISNNQALFSILGTTYGGNGTTTFALPDLRGRVPVKFSSSIALGEMSGEENHTLTVQEMPVHTHGAMADSAAPSSREATGNAWTNTGTIMMYQSAANTTMNGAALSASGGGQPHPNMQPYNVVNYCIALQGIYPSRN
- a CDS encoding phage tail protein, with product MSEPYLGEIRLFAGTYAPVGWEFCNGQLLSISQNDALFSLLGTTYGGDGQTTFGLPDLRGRVPLGQGKNPTGSSYAMGQLAGTETVTLTVNNLPGHTHAVMANNTSGTTGDPSNAFWAQSTSTQYATAAPDAQMSAQSIASSGGSQPHDNMMPTLAVSYIIALNGIYPSQN
- a CDS encoding GNAT family N-acetyltransferase — encoded protein: MLEIRPASSEDETFLYELYASTRAEEMKLWAWDERTAESFLRMQFAAQSRSYREQYPELRLRIVTVNGDRAGRISTCRLEKALLVVDLSLLPAFRGQGIGQRLMEAVQREASDLRLPVRLRVAKGNPAKRLYERLGFQTTADDGVYEQMEWHAS